In Caminicella sporogenes DSM 14501, a single window of DNA contains:
- a CDS encoding HAD family hydrolase, whose amino-acid sequence MIFASDLDRTLIYSEKFIVGFAEKSIKIRPVEYKEGKIISYMSEKVISKLKSISENVLFIPVTTRTIEQYERIDVFKNLIKPQYAIVTNGGNILKDGRLDVNWNKKIKNKIKHECLSIDEVINKFKEIASDRWILKSRKADDLFLYYIIDREKMAMNELNDFVKWLRNKNWRSVLHGRKLYFIPNCVNKRESLSYISEKEGREIIIAAGDSILDLDMAEIADYFISPRHGELYNTYREKVKHEFIFTENIGFVASHEIVEKVMQNLLAGAKI is encoded by the coding sequence ATGATATTTGCAAGTGATTTAGATAGAACGTTGATTTATTCGGAAAAATTTATAGTAGGATTTGCTGAAAAATCAATAAAAATAAGGCCAGTAGAATATAAAGAAGGTAAAATTATATCTTATATGAGTGAAAAAGTTATAAGTAAATTAAAAAGTATAAGTGAAAATGTACTTTTTATTCCAGTTACTACTAGGACTATTGAACAATATGAAAGAATAGATGTTTTTAAGAATTTAATTAAGCCCCAATATGCCATAGTAACTAATGGTGGTAATATATTAAAAGATGGCAGATTAGATGTAAATTGGAACAAAAAGATTAAAAATAAAATAAAACATGAATGTTTGAGTATTGATGAGGTTATAAATAAATTTAAAGAGATTGCATCTGATAGATGGATTTTGAAATCAAGAAAAGCAGACGATTTATTTTTGTATTATATTATTGATAGAGAAAAGATGGCTATGAATGAATTAAATGATTTTGTAAAGTGGTTAAGAAATAAAAATTGGAGAAGTGTATTGCATGGACGAAAGCTTTATTTTATACCAAATTGTGTAAATAAAAGAGAATCTCTTTCTTATATATCAGAAAAGGAGGGAAGAGAGATTATTATCGCAGCTGGAGATTCTATATTAGATTTAGATATGGCAGAAATAGCAGATTATTTTATTTCGCCAAGACATGGAGAACTTTATAATACTTATAGAGAAAAAGTAAAGCATGAATTTATTTTTACTGAAAATATAGGTTTTGTGGCTTCACATGAAATAGTTGAAAAAGTGATGCAAAATTTATTAGCTGGAGCGAAGATTTAA
- a CDS encoding HpcH/HpaI aldolase/citrate lyase family protein: MKHFNFLNEEQSKEIFFKQPEFIDRDSSREVIARALGATLYMPATKRKIAEDIIKKKHVGLTSMVLCLEDAIGDREIEKAENALLENLKKIKTAIENGEVEYQDVPFIFVRVRNSEQILRLFNKCGSLLKLLTGFCFSKFSCKNGKKYFDELKKINQKLKKTLYGMPILETEDIIYIELRRETLYKINEILQENNDLVLNIRIGATDFSSLFGIRRSCDTTVYDIHVIRDCITDIINFFCRVDRDYVLSGPVWEYFSSGDRILKPKLRVTPFAQKYGKTGLLIRTKLLNQYIDGLINEVLLDRANGLIGKTVIHPSHILPVNSLYAVSHEEYIDAISILDNNNGEIGVFKSSYSNKMNEVKPHKNWAEKILQRAKIYGVYNKNQDFTSLIK; the protein is encoded by the coding sequence ATGAAACATTTTAATTTTTTAAATGAGGAGCAGAGTAAAGAAATATTTTTTAAACAGCCTGAATTTATTGATAGAGACAGCAGTAGAGAAGTAATTGCTAGAGCATTAGGAGCTACTTTGTATATGCCTGCTACAAAGCGAAAAATTGCAGAAGATATAATTAAAAAGAAACATGTTGGTTTAACTTCTATGGTTTTATGTCTTGAAGATGCAATTGGAGATAGAGAAATTGAAAAAGCAGAAAATGCTCTTTTAGAAAATTTAAAGAAAATAAAAACAGCTATTGAAAATGGAGAAGTAGAGTATCAAGATGTGCCTTTTATATTTGTAAGGGTGCGAAATTCAGAACAAATTTTAAGACTTTTTAATAAATGCGGGAGTTTATTAAAGTTGCTTACTGGATTTTGTTTTTCTAAATTTTCCTGTAAAAACGGAAAAAAATATTTTGATGAATTGAAAAAAATAAATCAAAAATTAAAAAAGACATTATATGGAATGCCTATATTAGAAACTGAAGATATAATTTATATAGAACTTAGAAGAGAAACATTATATAAAATTAATGAAATTTTACAGGAAAATAATGATTTGGTTTTAAATATAAGGATTGGTGCTACAGATTTTTCCAGTTTATTTGGAATTAGAAGAAGTTGTGATACTACTGTTTATGATATACATGTAATAAGAGACTGTATAACAGATATTATAAACTTTTTTTGTAGAGTAGATAGAGATTATGTTTTATCTGGACCTGTATGGGAGTATTTTTCAAGTGGAGATAGAATTTTAAAACCTAAGCTCAGAGTTACTCCATTTGCACAAAAGTATGGAAAAACTGGATTATTAATACGTACGAAGTTATTAAATCAATATATTGATGGACTTATTAATGAAGTGCTTTTAGATAGAGCAAATGGACTTATAGGAAAAACAGTTATTCATCCAAGTCATATTTTACCTGTAAATTCTCTATATGCTGTAAGTCATGAAGAATATATAGATGCAATAAGTATTTTAGATAATAATAATGGAGAAATAGGAGTTTTCAAAAGTAGTTACTCTAACAAGATGAATGAAGTAAAGCCTCATAAAAATTGGGCAGAGAAAATTTTGCAGAGAGCAAAGATATATGGAGTTTATAATAAGAATCAAGATTTTACTAGTTTGATAAAATAG
- a CDS encoding copper amine oxidase N-terminal domain-containing protein, with protein MKVKFKIMIIYLLISIFIISSISSFAVDKCDEIQVFFKNITFKLNNKNIKLSEKPFIYKNRIFVPLRFISEKLGFKVYWNNKKNIISISTIEDFPEADYINGEKFIYGEILKIDRKNKKLNIYQHIDDNSASTESNLKISNDIKIIFQRNDKKMNLDFKDLKIGDNVGIILNKEGLIRGIIVGS; from the coding sequence ATGAAAGTCAAATTTAAAATAATGATAATTTATTTATTAATTTCAATCTTTATTATATCTTCGATTTCAAGTTTTGCAGTAGATAAATGTGATGAAATACAAGTATTCTTTAAAAACATAACTTTTAAACTAAATAACAAAAATATTAAATTATCAGAAAAACCTTTCATATATAAAAATAGAATTTTTGTCCCTTTAAGATTTATTTCTGAAAAATTAGGCTTCAAAGTATATTGGAATAATAAAAAAAATATTATTTCTATTTCTACAATTGAAGATTTTCCAGAAGCAGATTATATTAACGGAGAAAAATTTATATATGGTGAAATACTTAAAATTGACAGAAAAAATAAAAAGTTAAATATTTATCAGCATATAGATGACAATTCTGCTTCCACTGAATCCAATTTAAAAATTAGTAACGATATAAAAATAATTTTCCAAAGAAATGATAAAAAAATGAACCTAGACTTTAAAGACTTAAAAATTGGAGATAATGTAGGCATTATTTTAAATAAAGAAGGTCTTATAAGAGGAATAATAGTAGGTAGTTAA
- a CDS encoding cysteine protease StiP family protein, producing MTSSLKKFSLREPDIMGSYSKNDVIFLLKDISDMIEEKDNDEREKAIQSGVHYSEMLPIEYRPSEEYIKLFYESLKKYDKKIATAVGVVGELILKKRGKDIVLASLARAGTPIGILIKRYIKYKYKLDLPHYSISIIRGKGIDESAIKYILLNHPGKEIQFIDGWTGKGAITKVLQMACKDFKKKWTVELNDDLAVLADPGYCVSTFGTREDFLIPSACLNSTVSGLVSRTVHREDLIKEDDFHGAKFYKELIDEDLSNFYVDTISSKFKYVLKDIEENLKEILNKDSTPTWLGLKDVEKIQRDFNIENINFVKPGIGETTRVLLRRIPWKILIRKDSKNLEHILLLAKERNVPVEVYPLKAYNCCGIIKNLRRE from the coding sequence ATGACGAGTAGTTTAAAGAAATTTTCATTAAGAGAACCTGATATTATGGGAAGTTATTCAAAAAATGATGTAATCTTTCTTTTAAAAGATATAAGTGATATGATAGAAGAAAAAGATAATGACGAGAGAGAAAAGGCAATACAATCTGGAGTTCATTATTCAGAAATGCTGCCTATTGAATATAGACCTTCTGAAGAATATATAAAACTTTTTTATGAATCTTTAAAAAAATATGATAAAAAGATTGCTACAGCTGTTGGAGTAGTTGGAGAGTTGATTTTAAAAAAAAGGGGAAAGGATATAGTTTTAGCTTCATTAGCTAGAGCGGGAACGCCTATTGGAATTTTAATAAAGAGGTATATAAAGTATAAATATAAATTAGATTTACCTCATTACAGTATTTCTATAATTAGAGGAAAGGGAATAGATGAAAGTGCAATAAAATATATTCTTTTAAATCATCCAGGTAAAGAAATACAATTTATAGATGGATGGACAGGCAAAGGAGCTATTACAAAGGTTCTTCAAATGGCTTGTAAAGATTTTAAAAAGAAGTGGACAGTTGAATTAAATGATGATTTAGCTGTTTTAGCAGACCCGGGATATTGTGTGAGTACTTTTGGAACAAGAGAAGATTTTTTAATCCCTAGTGCATGTTTAAACTCAACAGTTTCAGGTCTTGTGAGTAGAACAGTTCATAGAGAGGATTTAATTAAAGAAGATGATTTTCATGGTGCCAAATTTTATAAAGAATTAATAGATGAAGATTTGTCAAATTTTTATGTAGATACTATTTCATCTAAATTTAAATATGTTTTAAAAGATATTGAAGAAAATTTAAAAGAAATATTAAATAAAGATAGTACTCCAACTTGGTTGGGGCTTAAAGATGTCGAAAAAATACAGAGAGATTTTAATATAGAAAATATAAATTTTGTAAAGCCCGGAATTGGAGAAACTACGAGAGTTCTTTTGAGGAGAATTCCGTGGAAAATACTTATAAGAAAAGACAGTAAAAATTTAGAGCATATTTTGCTTTTGGCAAAAGAAAGGAACGTACCTGTTGAAGTCTATCCTTTAAAGGCTTATAATTGCTGTGGCATAATAAAAAATTTGAGGAGAGAATAG
- a CDS encoding phosphoribosyltransferase family protein, with product MAARINPKRSFLFISKILGKHIPVNPYISLLGGMSLAARYLEEVYDICLPEMKDIIYSLKTGENAEKNYKKIKRNLFKLPEKTLFIGFAETATALGHSVFASFEGNGYYIHTTREIIDDFDNIIKFEEEHSHATSHRVYPLDFSFFKSNCPIVFVDDEITTGKTILNIIKSIHKDYPRKNYYVVTILDWRSDEDKKRFKSIEDMLGVNIKVISLISGNIEIIGQPIKSVERKEENQIDNIEKTEVEYIYLDSYFDEIYRYNDESYLKWTGRFGITLDLQRKIDNKIEEAGLFLRNICNGKKILCMGTEEFMYIPMMISAYIGEDVYYQSTTRSPIYPYDESEYGAKNAFSFVSPNNEKLKNYFYNAPYRYYDEIFLFLERYIEKDKLNSILKQLKRLGVRKIFVVMCTRN from the coding sequence ATGGCGGCAAGAATAAATCCAAAGAGAAGTTTTTTATTTATAAGTAAAATTTTAGGTAAGCATATTCCAGTAAATCCATATATATCTTTACTTGGTGGTATGAGTCTAGCTGCAAGATATTTAGAAGAGGTATATGATATATGTTTACCTGAAATGAAAGATATAATTTATTCTTTGAAAACTGGAGAAAATGCAGAAAAAAATTATAAGAAAATAAAGAGAAATCTTTTTAAACTCCCAGAAAAAACTTTGTTCATTGGATTTGCAGAAACAGCTACTGCTTTAGGTCATTCAGTATTTGCTAGTTTTGAGGGAAATGGATATTATATACATACTACTAGAGAAATAATAGATGATTTTGATAATATTATTAAATTTGAAGAAGAACATTCCCATGCTACTTCCCATCGAGTATATCCTTTAGATTTTTCCTTTTTTAAATCTAATTGTCCTATAGTATTTGTAGATGATGAGATTACAACCGGAAAAACTATTTTAAATATAATAAAATCAATTCATAAAGATTATCCGAGAAAAAATTATTATGTAGTTACTATTTTAGATTGGCGAAGTGATGAAGATAAGAAAAGATTTAAAAGTATTGAGGATATGTTAGGGGTAAATATAAAAGTAATTTCTCTTATTTCAGGTAATATAGAGATTATTGGACAGCCTATAAAAAGTGTTGAAAGAAAAGAAGAAAACCAGATAGATAATATAGAAAAAACAGAAGTAGAATATATATATTTAGATTCTTATTTTGATGAAATTTACAGATACAATGATGAAAGTTATTTAAAATGGACCGGTAGATTTGGAATAACTCTAGATTTACAAAGAAAAATAGATAATAAAATAGAGGAAGCAGGATTATTTTTGAGAAATATTTGTAATGGTAAAAAAATTTTGTGTATGGGTACAGAAGAATTTATGTATATACCTATGATGATTTCTGCTTATATTGGTGAAGATGTTTATTATCAATCTACAACTCGAAGTCCTATATATCCATATGATGAGAGTGAATATGGAGCAAAAAATGCTTTTTCATTTGTAAGTCCAAATAATGAAAAACTTAAAAATTATTTTTACAATGCTCCATATAGATATTACGATGAGATTTTTTTATTTTTAGAGAGATATATAGAAAAAGATAAACTCAATTCTATTTTAAAGCAGTTAAAGAGATTAGGTGTTAGAAAGATTTTTGTAGTTATGTGTACTAGAAATTAG
- a CDS encoding GerAB/ArcD/ProY family transporter, with the protein MNQSLTSRQIAFLIFGALVGYGILVLPKVIAENSGTGGWLSLIFSTLIAMFFVYIIITLNCHHENKTIYEYSYLLTGKFIGKIIIFIYIVYFFTVTVAEIRITCEEIKLAILPRTPILATSLLFVLTLYYILVKGLKVIGRICVLYGVITILLILLIQFFMLGKGELINLKPFIETNKMIDYIKSTSKITLSFLGIEILVIVPLHPKNKKTVLKYSIFMILFIGLLYILIFESCISVMSVEGIIRYKDALLATIRRIDIEFLQFFRRLDGTFLISWIMAIFCTISVFSYGFVFFLSKCFKKISFNKLAFISMAIVYISVQIPSTREQVELIFEDLSVLGIIVSAVIPTILLIITKVKKNAQKI; encoded by the coding sequence ATGAATCAATCTCTTACAAGTAGACAAATTGCATTTTTAATATTCGGAGCCCTAGTAGGATATGGAATATTAGTTCTTCCTAAAGTAATTGCAGAAAATTCCGGTACAGGCGGATGGCTGTCTTTAATTTTTTCGACATTAATAGCTATGTTTTTTGTATACATAATTATAACCCTAAATTGTCATCATGAAAATAAGACAATATATGAGTACAGCTATCTATTAACAGGTAAATTTATAGGAAAAATCATAATTTTTATTTATATAGTTTACTTTTTCACAGTAACAGTTGCCGAAATCAGAATAACTTGCGAAGAAATAAAATTGGCTATTCTACCTAGAACTCCTATTTTAGCAACTAGCTTACTTTTTGTTCTAACTTTATACTACATTTTAGTTAAAGGACTTAAAGTCATAGGAAGAATTTGTGTGTTATACGGTGTAATAACTATTTTACTCATACTTTTAATTCAATTTTTTATGCTTGGAAAAGGAGAATTAATAAACTTAAAACCTTTTATAGAAACAAATAAAATGATAGATTACATTAAATCTACATCAAAAATAACACTTTCTTTTCTAGGTATTGAAATTCTCGTTATAGTACCACTACATCCTAAAAACAAAAAAACAGTTTTAAAATATTCTATTTTTATGATTTTATTTATCGGTCTTCTATATATATTGATATTTGAATCCTGCATATCTGTCATGTCAGTAGAAGGAATTATTCGATATAAAGACGCTTTACTTGCAACTATAAGAAGAATAGATATAGAATTTCTTCAATTTTTTAGAAGACTTGACGGTACTTTCCTGATAAGTTGGATAATGGCTATTTTCTGTACTATATCAGTTTTCTCTTACGGATTTGTATTTTTTCTCAGTAAATGTTTTAAAAAAATAAGCTTTAACAAACTTGCATTTATTTCAATGGCAATAGTTTATATTTCCGTTCAAATACCTTCAACAAGAGAACAAGTTGAACTAATATTTGAAGATTTATCTGTTTTAGGTATTATTGTATCTGCTGTAATTCCAACAATATTACTTATAATTACAAAGGTGAAAAAAAATGCTCAAAAAATATAA
- a CDS encoding Ger(x)C family spore germination protein: protein MLKKYKSIILLIIFSILLTGCWDFEDISRRSILLSIGVDKIENKIEFITEIASLTSLLASGKEDKTQTTNVYITSSKGKDFEEARLYLNRAIPFPLFLGATRVVIFSKNLAKEGIEPYLNRIDNIYDYRKTLLPVVSHDAPKDLYKLKIIKDISVGFLIEDIIYHLKKNGMALYPNVGEVLSNIAFGKIGFLLPYIGVNKNTIEYLGLAVFKNAKFIGVISIEKTDGVLYLLSKYPTFVESIVSPDEHKNNKFSFKVKIKKRKFKTNYSKENKQIVIDVDLNLIAELRYRYYIQDFSKKYAQTLEKEISKKVKNEIKEVIEMSQKDFKCDIFSFAKYFKAQHPKIYESIDWEKNYPEIKFNINVKTKIINLGSIEKEIKKKI, encoded by the coding sequence ATGCTCAAAAAATATAAATCTATTATTTTATTAATAATCTTTTCAATATTATTAACAGGTTGCTGGGATTTTGAAGATATAAGTCGAAGAAGCATATTATTGTCCATAGGAGTAGATAAAATTGAAAATAAAATAGAATTTATAACTGAAATAGCTAGTCTAACTTCCCTACTAGCAAGTGGAAAAGAAGATAAAACTCAAACAACAAATGTATACATAACTTCTTCAAAAGGCAAAGACTTTGAAGAAGCAAGACTTTACCTTAATCGAGCCATACCCTTTCCTCTATTTTTAGGAGCTACTAGAGTTGTTATATTCAGCAAAAACCTTGCAAAAGAAGGAATAGAACCATATCTAAACAGAATAGATAATATATACGATTACAGAAAAACGCTTCTACCTGTTGTCAGTCATGATGCACCTAAAGATTTATATAAATTAAAAATTATTAAAGATATTTCCGTAGGCTTCTTAATCGAAGACATCATTTATCATTTGAAGAAAAATGGAATGGCGCTATATCCAAATGTCGGTGAAGTACTTTCAAATATAGCCTTTGGAAAAATAGGTTTTCTACTTCCATACATTGGTGTAAATAAAAATACTATCGAATATCTTGGACTTGCAGTCTTTAAAAATGCTAAATTTATAGGTGTAATATCTATTGAAAAAACTGATGGAGTTTTATATCTTTTATCTAAATATCCTACTTTTGTAGAATCAATTGTATCTCCAGATGAACATAAAAACAATAAATTTTCTTTTAAAGTTAAGATAAAAAAGAGAAAATTCAAAACAAATTATTCTAAAGAAAATAAACAAATAGTCATAGATGTAGATTTAAATTTAATAGCTGAATTAAGATATAGATACTATATCCAAGATTTTTCAAAAAAATATGCTCAAACATTGGAAAAAGAAATTTCCAAAAAAGTAAAAAATGAAATAAAAGAAGTTATTGAAATGTCTCAAAAAGATTTTAAATGCGATATTTTTTCTTTTGCTAAATATTTTAAAGCTCAGCATCCGAAAATTTATGAATCAATTGATTGGGAAAAAAACTATCCAGAAATAAAATTCAATATAAATGTCAAAACGAAAATTATCAACTTAGGTTCTATTGAAAAAGAAATAAAGAAAAAAATCTAG
- the uvrC gene encoding excinuclease ABC subunit UvrC, whose protein sequence is MFDIKEQIRKLPDKPGVYLMKDDNGEIIYVGKSKSLKNRVSSYFRAVKSHPPKVQAMVKSIREFEYIITDTEVEALILEANLIKKHRPKFNVLLRDDKSYPYIKVTVNEKYPRVLMTRKILKDKAKYFGPYINVFAVKQMLETIEQMYPLKKCSKNLENNKDRPCLNYHIKKCIGPCTGNVNYDEYMEMINDIILFLSGKQEILIGELEKKMNNAASQLNFEKAAKYRDKINALKLLSEKQKVVSTSDGDQDYISMARSNDKVCVMIFFVRGGKLIGREHYILEGTEDIERDEILSTFTKQFYSGTSFIPKEIIIDEMIVEDKEVIEKWLSQKKGSKVIIKEPKKGEKRKLLELVYKNAEEYLAKFEEKINKEREFLQKSLQEIKELLNLDKLPKRIEAYDISNMHGVFSVGSMVVFEDGKPVNSAYRKFKIKTVEGPNDYGSIQEVLYRRFKKGIEECELLEKHGLKVEEGKFSVLPDIIFIDGGKGQVNSAKDVLKAFGLNIPIAGMVKDDKHRTKGLVYENREVLLDKRSFSFKLIAKIQDEVHRFAITYHKVLRDKAMIQSVLDKIPGIGKKRKTELLKHFGLIENIKNASVEDLEAVKGMNKKVAENVYNFFNSKKQ, encoded by the coding sequence ATGTTTGATATAAAAGAGCAGATTAGAAAACTTCCTGATAAACCCGGTGTGTATTTGATGAAAGATGATAATGGGGAAATTATATATGTCGGAAAATCTAAATCGCTGAAAAATAGAGTCAGTTCTTATTTTAGAGCTGTAAAAAGTCATCCACCCAAAGTTCAAGCTATGGTAAAAAGTATAAGAGAATTTGAATATATAATTACAGATACGGAAGTTGAAGCTTTGATATTAGAAGCAAATTTGATAAAAAAACACAGACCGAAGTTTAATGTTCTTTTAAGAGATGATAAGAGTTATCCCTATATAAAAGTAACTGTTAATGAAAAATATCCAAGAGTTTTAATGACTAGAAAGATATTGAAAGATAAGGCAAAGTATTTTGGACCATATATAAATGTATTTGCTGTTAAACAGATGTTAGAAACTATAGAGCAAATGTATCCACTTAAAAAATGCAGTAAAAATTTAGAAAACAATAAAGATAGACCTTGTCTAAATTATCATATAAAAAAGTGTATAGGACCTTGTACCGGCAATGTTAATTATGATGAATATATGGAAATGATTAATGATATAATACTATTTTTAAGTGGAAAACAAGAAATTTTGATTGGGGAACTTGAAAAAAAGATGAATAATGCAGCTAGTCAATTGAATTTTGAAAAGGCTGCTAAATATAGAGATAAAATAAATGCATTAAAATTATTATCTGAAAAACAAAAAGTAGTATCTACATCTGATGGCGATCAAGATTATATATCTATGGCTAGAAGTAATGATAAAGTTTGTGTGATGATATTTTTTGTTAGAGGTGGTAAGCTGATTGGGAGGGAACATTATATACTTGAAGGAACAGAAGATATAGAGAGAGATGAAATTTTAAGCACATTTACTAAGCAGTTTTATTCGGGGACTTCTTTTATACCTAAAGAGATAATTATTGATGAAATGATAGTAGAAGACAAAGAAGTTATAGAAAAGTGGCTTTCACAAAAAAAGGGAAGTAAAGTAATCATAAAAGAACCTAAAAAAGGCGAAAAGAGAAAATTATTGGAATTGGTATATAAAAATGCAGAGGAATATTTAGCAAAATTTGAAGAAAAGATTAATAAGGAAAGAGAATTTTTACAAAAATCGTTACAAGAAATTAAGGAATTACTTAATTTAGATAAATTACCTAAGCGTATAGAAGCTTATGATATTTCTAATATGCATGGTGTATTTTCAGTCGGTTCAATGGTTGTCTTTGAAGATGGAAAGCCTGTAAATAGTGCTTATAGGAAATTTAAGATAAAGACAGTAGAAGGGCCAAATGATTATGGTAGTATTCAAGAAGTTTTATATAGAAGATTTAAAAAAGGTATTGAAGAATGTGAATTGCTTGAAAAACATGGGCTTAAAGTAGAAGAAGGGAAATTTTCAGTTTTGCCAGATATAATATTTATAGATGGAGGAAAAGGACAAGTAAATTCAGCAAAAGATGTTTTAAAAGCATTTGGGCTTAATATCCCAATAGCTGGTATGGTAAAAGATGACAAGCACAGGACAAAAGGATTGGTATATGAAAATAGAGAAGTTCTTTTGGATAAGAGAAGTTTTAGCTTTAAGTTAATTGCAAAGATTCAAGATGAGGTGCATAGATTTGCAATAACTTATCATAAAGTACTTAGAGATAAAGCAATGATACAGTCAGTTCTTGACAAGATACCGGGCATTGGTAAAAAGAGAAAGACTGAACTGCTCAAGCATTTTGGCTTAATAGAAAATATTAAAAATGCTTCTGTTGAAGATTTAGAAGCTGTTAAAGGTATGAATAAAAAAGTTGCAGAAAATGTATATAACTTTTTTAATAGTAAGAAGCAATGA
- a CDS encoding spore germination protein encodes MKKNQEKINLYKKFANKIKEFNNPHLGITIRRLIINKKDIYILFIPQITDKNKISNDIIKPLINHNEKTKLNIEKMSNSLIYCEDIFIDQDENKIMYYILKGYSVIFITGEKKYIVANTTKIEKRTTSTPELESPLKAPRDSFTENFDSNLSLIRYRIKDPSLKIEHFTLGKRTKTSVAMIYLDDVANPKYVNEIRSRITKINVDGILESGYIHKFIRNNAFDLFPQAGIAERSDSACTNILEGKICIIVEGSNLALIVPKIFIEFLDSADDYYGNLYLAIFAKFLRIIALLIALTSSSLYIALVSFHPDILPPKYILMLASFRETVPFNSFLEALVMEIISELLREASIILPKQIGPAIGIVGTIVIGQAAVGAGLVSPLLVIVIALSTMCSFVAPDYTIMSPIRIIKFFLLFITGIFGLLGFTLGLTCIVINIISQTSFGIPYCSPFTPFNFKDFKNYFLSDITLSKKRPKFLIPKDTRRSK; translated from the coding sequence ATGAAAAAAAATCAAGAAAAAATTAATCTCTACAAAAAATTTGCAAATAAAATCAAAGAGTTTAACAATCCTCATCTAGGTATTACTATTAGAAGATTAATAATTAATAAAAAAGATATATACATTCTTTTTATACCTCAAATAACTGATAAAAATAAAATATCTAATGATATAATTAAACCTTTGATAAATCATAATGAAAAAACAAAATTAAACATAGAAAAAATGTCAAACTCTTTAATTTACTGTGAAGATATTTTTATAGATCAAGACGAAAATAAAATTATGTATTATATCTTAAAAGGTTATTCAGTTATTTTCATAACTGGAGAAAAAAAATACATTGTAGCAAATACTACAAAAATTGAAAAAAGAACAACATCTACTCCCGAACTTGAAAGTCCCCTGAAAGCTCCCAGAGATTCTTTTACTGAAAATTTTGATTCAAATTTATCTCTAATACGCTACAGAATAAAAGACCCTTCATTAAAAATTGAACACTTTACTTTAGGAAAGAGAACGAAAACTAGTGTTGCAATGATTTATTTAGATGATGTTGCAAATCCCAAATACGTAAATGAAATAAGAAGTAGAATAACTAAAATTAATGTAGATGGAATTTTAGAATCAGGTTATATCCATAAATTTATCCGCAATAATGCATTCGATCTATTTCCACAAGCTGGAATAGCTGAAAGGTCAGATTCGGCTTGTACTAACATACTTGAAGGAAAAATTTGTATTATCGTAGAAGGCAGCAACTTAGCTCTTATAGTTCCAAAAATTTTTATTGAATTTTTAGATAGTGCAGATGATTATTATGGTAATTTATATCTGGCTATATTTGCAAAATTTCTAAGAATTATTGCATTACTTATTGCTCTAACATCTTCATCACTTTATATCGCACTTGTAAGTTTTCATCCAGACATATTACCTCCAAAATATATACTAATGCTGGCATCATTTAGAGAAACTGTTCCATTTAACTCTTTTCTTGAAGCCTTAGTAATGGAAATTATATCTGAACTGTTAAGAGAAGCAAGTATAATTTTACCTAAACAAATAGGTCCTGCAATAGGTATAGTTGGAACTATAGTTATTGGCCAAGCTGCTGTAGGTGCTGGACTTGTAAGCCCTCTTTTAGTTATTGTCATAGCTCTATCAACTATGTGTTCATTTGTTGCCCCAGACTACACCATTATGAGCCCTATAAGAATAATAAAATTCTTTTTACTTTTCATAACCGGCATTTTTGGACTATTGGGATTTACGCTAGGATTAACATGCATAGTCATTAATATAATATCTCAAACATCTTTTGGTATACCATATTGTTCTCCTTTTACTCCATTTAACTTTAAAGATTTCAAAAATTATTTTCTAAGTGATATTACCCTTTCAAAAAAACGACCTAAATTTTTAATTCCTAAAGATACTAGAAGAAGTAAATAG